One Nyctibius grandis isolate bNycGra1 chromosome 17, bNycGra1.pri, whole genome shotgun sequence genomic window carries:
- the FBXO2 gene encoding F-box only protein 2 produces the protein MESLPEAVLIRILASIPAVDLVLACRLVCCQWKNLVDGAALWILKCQQEGLTGAESQENAENWQNFYFLSKKRKNLIKNPCGEEDLQHWGEVENGGDGWKIEELPGDFGKEFPSEEVHKYFVTSYEWCRKAQVIDLRAEGYWEELMDTTQPKVVVKDWYAGRSDAGCLYELCVKLLSENEDVLAEYKSETIAIPQDNDANWTEISHTFSNYGPGVRFVRFEHGGQDTLFWKGWYGVRVTNSSVTVEP, from the exons ATGGAGTCCCTCCCTGAAGCAGTCCTGATCAGAATCCTGGCTTCCATACCTGCGGTGGACTTGGTGCTGGCGTGCCGCCTGGTCTGCTGCCAGTGGAAGAACCTGGTCGATGGAGCCGCGCTTTGGATCCTGAAGTGTCAGCAGGAAGGCCTCACTGGAGCTGAGTCTCAGGAGAACGCAGAGAACTGGCAAAACTTCTACTTCCTGagtaagaaaaggaagaatctCATCAAGAACCCATGTGGTGAAG AAGACCTGCAGCACTGGGGAGAGGTAGAGAATGGAGGTGATGGCTGGAAAATCGAAGAGCTCCCTGGGGACTTTGGAAAAGAATTCCCTAGTGAAGAGGTCCATAAATACTTTGTTACATCTTACGA ATGGTGTCGAAAGGCTCAGGTCATTGACCTTAGGGCTGAGGGCTACTGGGAAGAGCTGATGGATACAACCCAGCCTAAAGTTGTGGTAAAAGACTG GTATGCAGGACGCAGTGATGCCGGCTGCCTCTACGAGCTCTGTGTGAAGCTGCTCTCAGAGAATGAGGATGTTCTGGCTGAGTACAAAAGTGAGACTATTGCCATTCCACAGGACAACGATGCCAACTGGACTGAG ATTTCCCACACCTTTTCCAACTATGGGCCTGGGGTCCGCTTTGTCCGCTTTGAACACGG